A window from Salminus brasiliensis chromosome 7, fSalBra1.hap2, whole genome shotgun sequence encodes these proteins:
- the rae1 gene encoding mRNA export factor isoform X2 has protein sequence MSLFGSSSGFGAGGTGVFGTTTTDSHNPMKDVEVTSPPDDSISCLAFSPPTMPGNFLIGGSWANDVRCWEVQDNGQTVPKAQQMHTGPVLDVCWSDDGSKVFTASCDKTAKMWDLNSNQAMQIAQHEGPIRTIHWIKAPNYSCIMTGSWDKTLKFWDTRSPNPMMSLQMPERCYCADVVYPMAVVATAERGLIVYQLENQPSEFRRIDSPLKHQHRCVSIFKDKQNKPTGFALGSIEGRVAIHYINPPNPAKDNFTFKCHRSNGTNTATPQDIYAVNAIAFHPVHGTLATVGSDGRFSFWDKDARTKLKTSEQLDQPITACCFNHNGNIFAYSSSYDWSKGHEYYNPQKKNYIFLRNAAEELKPRNKK, from the exons ATGAGTTTGTTTGGCTCAAGCTCCGGCTTTGGGGCTGGAGGCACTGGAGTTTTCGGCACCACCACCACAGATAGTCATAACCCAATGAAG GATGTTGAGGTTACGTCCCCGCCGGATGATAGCATAAGCTGCTTGGCCTTTAGTCCTCCAACGATGCCTGGAAACTTTTTGATTGGCGGTTCTTGGGCTAATGAT GTGCGATGCTGGGAGGTGCAGGATAACGGCCAGACTGTTCCAAAAGCTCAGCAGATGCACACAGGCCCAGTGCTGGATGTCTGCTGGAGTGAT GATGGAAGTAAGGTCTTTACAGCCTCCTGTGACAAAACTGCCAAGATGTGGGATCTGAACAGCAACCAGGCCATGCAGATAGCACAA CATGAAGGTCCAATCAGGACAATCCACTGGATAAAAGCCCCAAACTACAGCTGTATAATGACGGGCAGTTGGGACAAAACACTGAAG TTCTGGGACACACGTTCCCCAAACCCCATGATGTCCTTGCAGATGCCAGAGAGATGTTACTGTGCTGATGTG GTATATCCTATGGCTGTGGTGGCCACTGCAGAGCGAGGGCTAATTGTATATCAGTTGGAGAATCAGCCATCTGAGTTCCGACGTATAGATTCACCTTTGAAACATCAG CACAGGTGTGTGTCCATCTTTAAGGataaacaaaataaacccaCAGGCTTTGCACTGGGCAGCATTGAGGGACGAGTGGCCATTCATTACATTAACCCACCCAATCC aGCCAAGGATAACTTCACCTTCAAGTGCCACAGATCCAATGGAACTAATACTGCTACGCCCCAGGATATTTATGCT GTCAATGCTATAGCCTTCCACCCGGTACATGGCACACTGGCTACAGTTGGCTCTGATGGCCGCTTCAGTTTCTGGGATAAGGATGCTCGCACAAAGCTGAAGACCTCTGAGCAACTCgatcagccaatcacagcttgcTGCTTCAACCACAATGGGAACATCTTTGCCTATAGCTCCAGCTATGATTGGTCCAAG GGACACGAGTACTACAACCCCCAGAAGAAAAACTACATCTTTCTGCGGAATGCGGCTGAGGAACTCAAGCCTCGGAACAAGAAATG A
- the rae1 gene encoding mRNA export factor isoform X1 produces the protein MSLFGSSSGFGAGGTGVFGTTTTDSHNPMKDVEVTSPPDDSISCLAFSPPTMPGNFLIGGSWANDVRCWEVQDNGQTVPKAQQMHTGPVLDVCWSDDGSKVFTASCDKTAKMWDLNSNQAMQIAQHEGPIRTIHWIKAPNYSCIMTGSWDKTLKFWDTRSPNPMMSLQMPERCYCADVVYPMAVVATAERGLIVYQLENQPSEFRRIDSPLKHQHRCVSIFKDKQNKPTGFALGSIEGRVAIHYINPPNPAKDNFTFKCHRSNGTNTATPQDIYAVNAIAFHPVHGTLATVGSDGRFSFWDKDARTKLKTSEQLDQPITACCFNHNGNIFAYSSSYDWSKGHEYYNPQKKNYIFLRNAAEELKPRNKKW, from the exons ATGAGTTTGTTTGGCTCAAGCTCCGGCTTTGGGGCTGGAGGCACTGGAGTTTTCGGCACCACCACCACAGATAGTCATAACCCAATGAAG GATGTTGAGGTTACGTCCCCGCCGGATGATAGCATAAGCTGCTTGGCCTTTAGTCCTCCAACGATGCCTGGAAACTTTTTGATTGGCGGTTCTTGGGCTAATGAT GTGCGATGCTGGGAGGTGCAGGATAACGGCCAGACTGTTCCAAAAGCTCAGCAGATGCACACAGGCCCAGTGCTGGATGTCTGCTGGAGTGAT GATGGAAGTAAGGTCTTTACAGCCTCCTGTGACAAAACTGCCAAGATGTGGGATCTGAACAGCAACCAGGCCATGCAGATAGCACAA CATGAAGGTCCAATCAGGACAATCCACTGGATAAAAGCCCCAAACTACAGCTGTATAATGACGGGCAGTTGGGACAAAACACTGAAG TTCTGGGACACACGTTCCCCAAACCCCATGATGTCCTTGCAGATGCCAGAGAGATGTTACTGTGCTGATGTG GTATATCCTATGGCTGTGGTGGCCACTGCAGAGCGAGGGCTAATTGTATATCAGTTGGAGAATCAGCCATCTGAGTTCCGACGTATAGATTCACCTTTGAAACATCAG CACAGGTGTGTGTCCATCTTTAAGGataaacaaaataaacccaCAGGCTTTGCACTGGGCAGCATTGAGGGACGAGTGGCCATTCATTACATTAACCCACCCAATCC aGCCAAGGATAACTTCACCTTCAAGTGCCACAGATCCAATGGAACTAATACTGCTACGCCCCAGGATATTTATGCT GTCAATGCTATAGCCTTCCACCCGGTACATGGCACACTGGCTACAGTTGGCTCTGATGGCCGCTTCAGTTTCTGGGATAAGGATGCTCGCACAAAGCTGAAGACCTCTGAGCAACTCgatcagccaatcacagcttgcTGCTTCAACCACAATGGGAACATCTTTGCCTATAGCTCCAGCTATGATTGGTCCAAG GGACACGAGTACTACAACCCCCAGAAGAAAAACTACATCTTTCTGCGGAATGCGGCTGAGGAACTCAAGCCTCGGAACAAGAAATGGTGA